In a single window of the Terrirubrum flagellatum genome:
- a CDS encoding MerR family transcriptional regulator translates to MRDQSGKEVWMAAAECADRLGLTVRALRVYEQRGLIAPKRTEKGWRLYGGQEIARLHEILALKRLGLSLSRISELLKGHAIDLDRTLAMQQSILLQLRERVEQSLSLINAARTKLSVGDVLSTNELISLVKETKMTDAVPDTIAWRRYEQARPRTEYTVNPGLLEKYAGLYQFENGPIFAITSDKDRLLAKLENQMAVELFAESDKKFFLKAVAAQISFLVLEAGKASALVLHQNGLEQKADRVDEAAAKVAADYVAARIAANKPIPESKTVLQRTILDLQRGEPDYDQMSALLAAIVREQLPTVSPHLRSMGALKEVSVKRVGRKAGADVYDAAFENGKLEWHLKLDANGKITGLRMRT, encoded by the coding sequence ATGCGCGATCAATCAGGCAAAGAAGTCTGGATGGCGGCCGCAGAGTGCGCTGATCGCCTGGGCCTGACGGTCCGCGCGCTCCGCGTCTACGAGCAGCGCGGTTTGATTGCGCCGAAGCGCACTGAGAAAGGATGGCGCCTCTATGGCGGTCAAGAAATCGCCCGGCTTCACGAAATACTTGCATTAAAACGCTTGGGTTTGAGCCTCTCGCGCATAAGCGAACTTCTCAAGGGGCACGCGATCGATCTCGATCGCACTCTCGCCATGCAACAGTCAATCCTGTTGCAGCTGCGCGAGCGTGTCGAACAAAGCCTCTCGCTGATCAACGCTGCGCGCACGAAGTTGTCCGTAGGTGATGTGCTCTCGACAAATGAACTCATCAGCCTTGTGAAGGAGACGAAGATGACGGATGCAGTTCCCGATACGATCGCGTGGCGGCGATATGAACAGGCAAGACCACGCACAGAATATACCGTTAATCCGGGCCTTCTTGAAAAATATGCCGGGCTTTATCAGTTCGAGAACGGCCCCATTTTTGCGATCACCAGTGACAAAGATCGCCTCCTCGCGAAATTGGAAAATCAAATGGCCGTCGAGCTTTTTGCGGAAAGTGATAAGAAGTTCTTTCTCAAGGCGGTTGCCGCGCAAATTTCTTTTTTGGTGCTTGAGGCAGGCAAAGCTAGCGCTCTTGTCCTCCATCAAAATGGACTGGAGCAGAAGGCCGACCGCGTCGACGAGGCGGCGGCGAAAGTCGCGGCGGACTATGTGGCGGCTCGCATCGCGGCCAATAAACCGATACCCGAAAGCAAGACGGTTCTCCAACGCACGATTCTCGACCTGCAAAGAGGCGAGCCCGACTATGATCAAATGAGCGCATTGCTGGCGGCGATCGTCCGCGAGCAATTACCGACCGTGAGTCCACATCTTCGCTCGATGGGAGCGTTGAAGGAAGTTTCGGTCAAGCGTGTGGGAAGGAAGGCAGGGGCGGACGTCTATGACGCGGCCTTCGAGAATGGAAAGTTAGAATGGCATCTAAAGCTGGACGCCAACGGCAAGATCACAGGATTGCGGATGCGAACCTGA